The following proteins are co-located in the Pseudomonas synxantha genome:
- a CDS encoding nitroreductase family protein, with protein sequence MTRVADYPIHTQFTERWSPRAFTGESIPKETLLSFFEAARWAPSAYNSQPWRFLYARRDTPDWERFLGLLNEFNRNWAQHASALVIIASKTDFMAPGATEETPALWHTFDTGSAWGHLALQASLSGWHTHGMAGFDQELTRKELKIPQGYALHAAVAVGKLGDKSSLPEYLQGREAPSPRKPLTELVSEGDFSL encoded by the coding sequence ATGACACGCGTTGCCGATTACCCGATCCACACCCAATTCACTGAACGCTGGTCGCCCCGCGCCTTTACCGGGGAAAGCATCCCGAAAGAGACCCTGCTGAGTTTCTTCGAAGCCGCACGCTGGGCACCGTCGGCCTACAACTCGCAGCCGTGGCGGTTTCTCTATGCGCGTCGGGACACCCCGGACTGGGAGCGTTTCCTGGGCCTGCTGAATGAATTCAACCGCAACTGGGCGCAGCACGCGTCGGCCCTGGTGATCATCGCCTCGAAAACCGACTTCATGGCTCCAGGTGCCACCGAAGAAACCCCGGCGCTATGGCACACCTTCGACACTGGCTCGGCCTGGGGCCATCTGGCGCTGCAAGCCAGCCTAAGCGGCTGGCATACCCATGGCATGGCCGGTTTCGATCAGGAGCTGACCCGCAAGGAGCTGAAGATCCCACAAGGGTACGCGTTGCATGCGGCCGTGGCCGTGGGCAAGCTGGGTGACAAGTCGAGCTTGCCGGAGTATCTGCAGGGCCGTGAAGCGCCGAGCCCGCGCAAGCCGTTGACTGAACTGGTGTCTGAGGGCGACTTCAGCCTGTAA
- a CDS encoding D-2-hydroxyacid dehydrogenase codes for MRVLIAEQDHPLYAQLLKEAAPDLEVLTSGDSAELSRLAADCPVWLGQPDLLATLLRQGHHPQWLQSTWAGITPLLADGLPRDYRLTRAVGIYGQVMAEFVLTYMLGHEREVLARLVSQVERKWDNRMGQSLAGRKVLIVGTGDIGQSVADFLVPFGVTLYGIASTAREQAPFIEVAGLDQLGRLVGEVDYVINLLPNTPETHDLYDCALFKQFKSTALFINVGRGVAVVDADLVEALKEGHLAGAVIDVCRQEPLPQRHPFWTAWGLLLTGHSSAPTSPSMMVALFVQNVRAYQAKQALRGEVDFDRGY; via the coding sequence ATGCGTGTTCTGATTGCTGAACAGGATCACCCGCTCTACGCCCAATTGCTCAAGGAAGCGGCCCCAGACCTTGAAGTGCTGACCAGCGGCGATTCTGCCGAACTCTCGCGGCTGGCCGCCGATTGCCCGGTATGGCTGGGCCAGCCCGATCTGCTGGCGACCCTGTTGCGCCAGGGCCATCACCCGCAGTGGCTGCAATCGACCTGGGCCGGTATTACGCCGCTGCTGGCCGATGGCTTGCCCCGCGACTATCGCCTGACCCGTGCGGTGGGGATTTATGGCCAGGTCATGGCCGAGTTCGTCCTCACCTACATGCTGGGCCACGAGCGCGAAGTGCTGGCGCGCCTGGTCAGCCAGGTCGAGCGCAAGTGGGACAACCGCATGGGCCAGAGCCTGGCGGGGCGCAAGGTGCTGATTGTCGGCACCGGCGATATTGGCCAGAGCGTCGCCGATTTTCTCGTGCCGTTTGGCGTCACGCTGTATGGCATCGCCAGTACGGCGCGGGAACAGGCACCGTTTATCGAAGTGGCCGGGCTCGACCAGTTGGGCCGCTTGGTGGGAGAGGTCGATTACGTGATCAACCTGCTGCCCAATACGCCCGAAACCCATGACCTGTACGACTGCGCACTGTTCAAGCAATTCAAGTCCACTGCGCTGTTTATCAACGTCGGGCGCGGCGTGGCGGTGGTGGATGCCGATCTGGTTGAAGCCCTGAAAGAAGGGCACCTGGCCGGCGCGGTGATCGACGTGTGCCGTCAGGAGCCGCTGCCGCAGCGCCACCCGTTTTGGACAGCGTGGGGTCTGCTGTTGACCGGGCACAGCTCGGCACCGACCTCGCCGTCGATGATGGTGGCGTTGTTTGTGCAAAACGTGCGCGCCTACCAGGCCAAGCAAGCGTTGCGTGGGGAAGTGGACTTCGACCGGGGCTACTGA
- a CDS encoding YcgL domain-containing protein: MKRICSIYRSKKKDGMYLYVLKSDALERVPEPLMEAFGKAHHAFDMVLTPERKLSREDITVVLENLDKQGYHLQMPPAEDEYIEHLPEELLRRNDPM; encoded by the coding sequence TTGAAACGTATTTGCTCCATCTATCGCAGCAAGAAAAAAGACGGCATGTACCTCTATGTGCTCAAAAGCGACGCTTTGGAACGCGTGCCAGAACCCTTGATGGAAGCTTTCGGCAAGGCGCACCACGCCTTCGACATGGTGCTGACGCCGGAGCGCAAGCTGTCCCGCGAAGACATCACGGTGGTGCTGGAAAACCTCGACAAGCAGGGTTACCACCTGCAAATGCCGCCGGCCGAGGATGAGTACATCGAGCACTTGCCTGAAGAGCTGCTGCGCCGCAACGACCCGATGTGA
- the rnd gene encoding ribonuclease D: protein MAIDIHWICDNDSLGQHCAEWQQLPFVALDTEFMRVDTFYPIAGLIQIGDGIRAYLIDPLTIDNWQPLAALLENSGVIKVVHACSEDLEVLLRLTGSLPVPLFDTQLAAAYLNLGFSMGYSRLVQAVLDIELPKGETRSDWLQRPLSETQVSYAAEDAVHLAEVYIRLRPQLSDDKYAWVLEDGAELVANLRREIDPYEVYRDAKLAWKLSRAQLAVLRELCAWREQQARARDLPRNRIIREHSLWPLAKSQPDNLAALGKIEDMHPRTVRQDGQFLLDLIKRAGSVPMDQWPPAVAEPLPVDAATLIKQLRALGQTFAERLDMAPELMLRKKTLEALVKSGYPDGPYQLPDSLRGWRRELMGQALLDSLATAGEQP, encoded by the coding sequence GTGGCCATCGATATTCACTGGATCTGCGACAACGATAGCCTCGGCCAGCATTGCGCCGAATGGCAGCAGTTGCCATTCGTCGCCCTCGACACCGAATTCATGCGGGTCGACACCTTTTATCCTATTGCCGGGCTGATCCAGATCGGTGATGGCATCCGCGCTTACCTGATCGATCCGCTGACCATCGATAATTGGCAACCCTTGGCCGCCTTGCTGGAAAACTCAGGCGTGATCAAGGTGGTGCACGCCTGCAGCGAAGACCTGGAAGTGCTGCTACGCCTGACCGGCAGCCTGCCGGTGCCGTTGTTCGACACCCAGTTGGCGGCGGCTTATCTCAATCTTGGTTTCTCCATGGGCTACTCACGCCTGGTACAAGCCGTGCTGGACATCGAGCTGCCCAAGGGCGAAACCCGCTCCGACTGGCTGCAGCGCCCATTGTCCGAGACGCAGGTCAGCTACGCCGCCGAAGACGCGGTGCACCTGGCCGAGGTGTATATCCGCCTGCGCCCGCAGCTATCGGATGACAAGTACGCCTGGGTACTGGAAGACGGTGCCGAACTGGTGGCCAACCTGCGTCGTGAGATCGACCCCTACGAGGTCTACCGCGATGCCAAGCTGGCATGGAAACTCTCCCGTGCCCAACTCGCCGTGCTGCGTGAGCTATGCGCCTGGCGCGAGCAGCAAGCCCGTGCCCGCGACCTGCCGCGCAACCGTATCATTCGCGAACACTCGTTGTGGCCGCTGGCCAAATCCCAGCCGGATAACCTGGCGGCGCTGGGCAAGATCGAAGACATGCACCCGCGCACCGTGCGCCAGGACGGCCAGTTCCTGCTGGACCTGATCAAGCGAGCCGGCAGCGTGCCGATGGACCAATGGCCTCCCGCCGTCGCCGAGCCTTTGCCGGTGGACGCAGCCACGCTGATCAAGCAACTGCGCGCCCTGGGCCAGACGTTCGCCGAACGCCTGGACATGGCGCCGGAACTGATGCTGCGCAAGAAAACCCTCGAAGCCCTGGTTAAAAGCGGCTACCCCGATGGGCCTTATCAATTGCCAGACTCGCTGCGTGGCTGGCGTCGCGAGCTGATGGGCCAAGCGCTGCTCGACAGCCTGGCCACTGCCGGAGAACAGCCTTGA
- a CDS encoding class I SAM-dependent methyltransferase, whose translation MSPQPPSSIEIEFAERCGREHARVCGDPRPPRLLQRLAAWRDTRLVRHALKVAGEPGLILDLACGSGRFWPVLAEHVNRVILASDHSQAMLDHARTHHPGALLKRVKTFQGSAFSIGLSANAVDCIFCLELFRHVPGSDGRLMLLREFHRVSRDTVIVAVSVGTPVEDEFRQAGFKILNYQEFLPGSRLWCVYVLRKRG comes from the coding sequence ATGTCGCCACAACCCCCATCCTCCATTGAGATCGAATTCGCTGAGCGCTGTGGCCGTGAGCACGCCAGGGTCTGCGGTGATCCGCGCCCACCCCGGCTGCTGCAGCGCCTGGCGGCGTGGCGGGATACGCGGCTGGTACGCCATGCATTGAAGGTGGCCGGCGAGCCGGGGCTTATCCTTGACCTGGCGTGTGGTTCGGGGCGTTTCTGGCCGGTGTTGGCTGAGCACGTCAACCGGGTGATTCTGGCCTCGGACCACTCCCAGGCCATGCTCGATCATGCTCGTACCCATCATCCTGGGGCGCTACTCAAGCGCGTCAAGACATTCCAGGGCTCGGCGTTTTCCATTGGCCTATCGGCGAATGCGGTGGACTGTATTTTCTGCCTGGAATTGTTTCGTCATGTGCCCGGCAGCGATGGGCGATTAATGTTGTTACGCGAGTTTCACCGCGTCAGCCGCGATACGGTCATTGTCGCGGTGAGCGTAGGAACACCGGTGGAAGACGAGTTTCGTCAGGCAGGCTTCAAGATTCTGAATTATCAGGAGTTCCTCCCGGGCTCCAGGCTGTGGTGCGTCTACGTTCTGCGTAAGAGAGGATAA
- a CDS encoding glutamine synthetase family protein: MSVFASLHEAQAFLEQNPDIELFELFILDNNGVPRGKLLHRDELLAVYETGRPLPSTILGLTINGDDVDDSGLVWGVGDIDCRAYPVSGSLQRMPWRLIPTAAVQVSMHPTEGLPATVADPRHLLAKVIDALKADGYYPVMAAELEFYLLDQKPDSNGRPQPARDSDGKRPRSTQVYGLRELEQIEPFLADLYSACKLQGIPARTAISEYAPGQVEITLEHRTDALQAMDEAVRYKRLVKGVAHKHGMTACFMAKPFDDLAGTGMHMHVSLADAQGHNLFASEAADGTPLLRQAVGGMLDTLLDSLLMFCPNANSYRRFQTNSYAPLAATWGVDNRTVSLRVPGGPAHSRHIEHRICGADANPYLAAAAILAGIHRGIREQRDPGAPVEGNGYAQAKELLPTDWLTTLRALEGSSWARDAFGSEFLGVYLAVKREEYRQFMGEVGEQDWRWYLHQA; encoded by the coding sequence ATGAGTGTTTTTGCCAGCCTGCACGAAGCCCAGGCGTTCCTTGAACAGAACCCGGACATCGAGCTGTTCGAGCTGTTTATCCTCGACAACAACGGCGTACCACGCGGCAAGCTGCTGCACCGCGACGAGCTGCTGGCGGTGTACGAAACCGGCCGGCCACTGCCCAGCACCATCCTCGGCTTGACCATCAATGGCGACGACGTAGATGACTCCGGGCTGGTATGGGGCGTGGGCGATATCGACTGTCGCGCCTACCCAGTCAGCGGCAGTCTGCAGCGCATGCCCTGGCGCTTGATCCCAACCGCTGCGGTGCAAGTCAGCATGCACCCCACCGAAGGCTTACCCGCCACCGTCGCCGACCCCCGGCACTTGCTGGCCAAGGTCATCGATGCGCTCAAGGCCGACGGTTATTACCCAGTGATGGCCGCGGAACTGGAGTTCTACCTGCTCGACCAGAAGCCCGACAGCAACGGTCGCCCGCAACCGGCGCGGGACTCGGACGGCAAGCGTCCACGTTCGACCCAGGTCTACGGCCTGCGCGAACTGGAGCAGATCGAGCCGTTTCTCGCCGACCTCTATAGCGCCTGCAAACTGCAAGGTATCCCGGCGCGCACGGCCATCTCCGAATACGCTCCGGGCCAGGTTGAAATCACCCTCGAGCATCGCACTGACGCATTGCAGGCGATGGACGAGGCGGTGCGCTACAAACGCCTGGTCAAGGGCGTGGCCCACAAGCACGGGATGACGGCGTGTTTCATGGCCAAGCCATTCGATGACCTGGCCGGCACCGGCATGCATATGCATGTCAGCCTGGCCGATGCCCAGGGCCATAACCTGTTCGCCAGCGAGGCGGCTGATGGCACGCCGCTGTTGCGCCAGGCGGTGGGCGGCATGCTCGACACCTTGCTTGATTCGTTGCTGATGTTCTGCCCTAACGCCAACTCTTATCGGCGCTTCCAGACCAACAGCTACGCGCCCCTGGCCGCCACCTGGGGCGTGGACAACCGCACCGTCAGCCTGCGCGTGCCCGGCGGCCCGGCCCATTCCCGGCATATCGAGCATCGCATTTGCGGGGCTGACGCCAATCCTTACCTGGCGGCCGCTGCGATTCTTGCCGGCATCCACCGCGGCATCCGCGAACAGCGCGACCCCGGTGCCCCGGTGGAAGGCAACGGCTACGCCCAGGCCAAGGAGTTGCTGCCTACCGATTGGCTGACCACCCTGCGCGCCCTTGAGGGGTCAAGTTGGGCACGGGATGCGTTCGGCAGTGAATTTCTCGGCGTCTATCTGGCGGTTAAACGCGAGGAATACCGCCAGTTCATGGGCGAGGTGGGTGAGCAGGATTGGCGTTGGTACCTGCACCAGGCGTGA
- a CDS encoding transporter substrate-binding domain-containing protein has protein sequence MKVPLALCVLATLASTAQADTAASRLDEVLQRGTLTVCTTGDYKPYTSLRTDGRYEGIDIAMAESLAKSLNAKVNWVPTTWKTLMPDFLAQRCDIAVGGISVSLERQKKAFFSQSLGVDGKIPLVRCADVQRYQTVEQINQPQVRVIEPAGGTNEVFARAHLAKTQIRLHDNVTIFDQLLAGKADVMITDASEARYQQKLKPGLCAVNPEQPMQYSEKAFLLPRDDVAWKSYVDQWLHLSVATGAYAGIVSQWLAAP, from the coding sequence ATGAAAGTGCCTCTAGCCCTCTGTGTACTGGCGACCCTGGCAAGCACCGCCCAGGCCGACACCGCCGCCTCGCGCCTGGATGAAGTACTTCAGCGCGGCACCCTCACCGTCTGCACCACCGGCGACTACAAGCCCTACACCTCGTTGCGTACCGACGGCCGCTATGAAGGCATTGACATTGCCATGGCCGAATCCCTGGCCAAGAGCCTCAACGCCAAGGTCAACTGGGTGCCTACGACCTGGAAAACCCTGATGCCGGACTTCCTTGCCCAACGTTGCGACATCGCCGTGGGCGGTATTTCCGTGTCGCTGGAGCGCCAGAAAAAGGCCTTCTTCAGCCAGTCCCTCGGAGTCGACGGCAAGATCCCGCTGGTGCGCTGCGCCGACGTGCAGCGCTACCAGACAGTCGAACAGATCAATCAGCCCCAGGTGCGAGTGATCGAGCCGGCAGGCGGCACTAACGAAGTGTTTGCCCGCGCCCACCTGGCCAAAACGCAGATTCGCCTGCATGACAATGTGACGATTTTTGACCAATTGCTGGCAGGCAAGGCCGACGTGATGATCACCGACGCCAGCGAGGCGCGCTACCAGCAGAAGCTCAAGCCTGGTTTGTGTGCGGTCAACCCGGAGCAGCCAATGCAATACAGTGAAAAAGCCTTCCTGCTGCCTCGGGATGATGTGGCCTGGAAGAGTTATGTGGATCAGTGGCTGCATCTGAGTGTGGCGACTGGCGCGTATGCGGGCATTGTCAGCCAGTGGCTGGCCGCGCCTTGA
- the cynR gene encoding transcriptional regulator CynR, with protein MLLRHIRYLLAVAEHRNFTRAAEALHVSQPTLSQQIKQLEESLGAPLLDRSGRSISLTDAGQAYVRFARLALQDLQAGTRAIHDVQDLSRGHLRLAMTPTFTAYLIGPLLARFNRLYPGITLSIEELTQDRIEAALGEDLLDIGIGFTGEHGPDIECEAVFVEELSVVVGATHPQLNRLDWLEQPLVLLNTGFATRRYIDDYCRQQGVKPCIAMEANSISAIIEIVLSTPLATILPRALAQAQAGLHDVAVDPPLPRRTAALLSRKGAYRSAACRAFVELIMAPSGGASAIAMV; from the coding sequence ATGCTGTTGCGCCATATCCGTTATTTGCTGGCCGTCGCCGAGCACCGTAATTTCACCCGCGCCGCCGAAGCGTTGCATGTGTCGCAGCCGACCTTGTCGCAGCAGATCAAGCAACTTGAAGAAAGCCTGGGTGCGCCGCTGCTTGACCGCTCCGGGCGCAGCATCAGCTTGACCGATGCAGGGCAGGCCTATGTGCGTTTTGCGCGGCTGGCGTTGCAGGACCTGCAGGCCGGCACCCGCGCCATTCACGATGTGCAAGACCTTAGCCGCGGGCATTTGCGCCTGGCGATGACGCCGACCTTTACCGCCTACCTGATCGGCCCGCTGCTGGCGCGGTTCAACCGGCTGTATCCGGGCATTACTTTGAGCATCGAAGAACTGACCCAGGACCGCATCGAAGCCGCCCTGGGCGAGGATCTGCTGGATATCGGCATCGGATTTACCGGCGAGCATGGGCCGGACATCGAGTGTGAGGCGGTGTTTGTCGAAGAACTGAGTGTGGTCGTGGGTGCCACTCATCCCCAACTGAACCGCCTGGATTGGCTCGAGCAGCCGCTGGTGCTACTCAATACGGGGTTCGCCACCCGCCGCTACATCGATGATTACTGCCGTCAGCAAGGGGTTAAACCGTGCATCGCCATGGAGGCCAACTCCATCAGTGCCATTATCGAGATCGTGCTTAGCACGCCGCTGGCAACCATCCTGCCGCGAGCACTGGCCCAGGCGCAGGCAGGCCTGCATGACGTGGCCGTCGACCCACCGCTACCGCGGCGTACTGCCGCGCTTTTGAGCCGCAAAGGCGCCTACCGCAGCGCCGCGTGCAGGGCGTTCGTTGAGTTGATAATGGCGCCAAGTGGCGGGGCAAGCGCGATTGCCATGGTGTAA
- a CDS encoding carbonic anhydrase — translation MQHLIDGFRKFQGEAFTQRSDLFKHLATTQNPGTLFVSCSDSRVVPELLTQQEPGDLFVIRNAGNIVPSYGPEPGGVSATVEYAVAVLGVSDIVICGHSDCGAMTAISTCTCLDHLPAVANWLRHAESAKVINASRQHVSDAARLDALVRENVVAQLANLKTHPSVALALEQSRMNLHGWVYDIETGGIDALDGRTGRFVSLLDHPAACAHAA, via the coding sequence ATGCAGCATCTCATCGACGGCTTTCGCAAATTCCAGGGTGAAGCCTTTACCCAGCGCAGCGACCTGTTCAAACACCTGGCGACCACGCAAAACCCAGGCACCTTGTTTGTGTCCTGCTCTGACAGCCGCGTAGTCCCGGAGCTTTTGACCCAACAGGAACCCGGCGATCTGTTCGTCATCCGCAATGCCGGCAATATAGTGCCGTCCTACGGGCCGGAGCCGGGCGGCGTGTCGGCCACGGTCGAATATGCCGTGGCGGTACTCGGGGTCAGCGACATTGTGATTTGCGGGCATTCGGACTGCGGCGCAATGACCGCGATTTCCACCTGTACATGCCTGGACCACCTGCCGGCCGTGGCCAACTGGTTGCGCCATGCCGAGTCGGCCAAGGTGATCAACGCTTCACGCCAGCACGTCTCGGACGCTGCACGCCTGGATGCATTGGTGCGCGAAAACGTAGTCGCCCAATTGGCTAATCTCAAGACTCACCCCAGCGTCGCCCTGGCCCTGGAACAAAGCCGGATGAACCTGCATGGCTGGGTCTACGACATCGAAACCGGCGGCATTGACGCTTTGGACGGGCGCACCGGGCGCTTCGTCTCCCTGCTCGACCATCCAGCCGCCTGTGCCCACGCCGCCTGA
- the cynS gene encoding cyanase gives MLQSQFAQTPRLALADTIIDLKARKNLSWQDLTDGTGLSLAFVTAALLGQHPLPKDAADIVCDKLDLDQDASRLLQSVPLRGSFPGGVPTDPTMYRFYEMLQVYGSTLKALVHEQFGDGIISAINFKLDIKKVEDPDGGSRAVITLDGKYLPTKPF, from the coding sequence ATGTTGCAATCCCAATTCGCCCAAACCCCACGCCTGGCCCTGGCCGACACCATTATCGACCTCAAGGCGCGCAAGAACCTGTCCTGGCAGGACCTCACCGACGGCACCGGCCTGAGCCTGGCCTTCGTCACGGCCGCCCTGCTCGGCCAGCATCCGTTGCCCAAGGACGCCGCCGACATTGTGTGCGACAAACTCGACCTCGACCAAGACGCCAGCCGCCTGCTGCAAAGCGTGCCCCTGCGCGGCAGTTTCCCAGGCGGCGTGCCGACCGATCCGACCATGTACCGTTTCTACGAAATGCTGCAGGTCTACGGCTCTACCCTAAAAGCCTTGGTGCATGAACAGTTTGGCGACGGCATCATCAGCGCCATCAATTTCAAGCTGGATATCAAGAAAGTCGAAGACCCGGACGGCGGTTCCCGTGCGGTCATCACCCTAGACGGCAAATACCTGCCGACCAAACCCTTCTGA
- a CDS encoding cache domain-containing protein: MNTLLRFTWLLLLCCSQVHADTAQEADAQAAKALLEKALAYYHQQGDKAFAAFSRQGEFIDQDRYVFVVDTQGVLLASGGPSSALIGRDVSEVLGPDLRQSFKDTLKVPEGQGIQQADYRWQNWNDGKVEHKHVFYQRVGERILAVGYYLPRATPEQARALRNKAVNALVKDETGTLKAINSLQGGFLQDDLYVFVVDLDTHRYVAHGTNLRLVNTDFGKIKDPDGKPVGEPILKLMAEQDQGEYKYRWKNPVTGKVENKHAYVRKTGHFMVAVGYYSP; encoded by the coding sequence ATGAACACACTGCTTCGATTCACCTGGCTGCTGCTGTTGTGTTGCAGCCAGGTGCATGCCGACACGGCTCAGGAAGCGGACGCCCAGGCCGCCAAGGCCCTGCTGGAAAAAGCCTTGGCGTACTACCACCAGCAAGGCGACAAGGCCTTTGCCGCCTTCAGCCGTCAAGGCGAATTCATCGACCAGGACCGCTATGTATTTGTGGTCGATACCCAGGGCGTGTTGCTCGCCAGTGGCGGCCCCTCCTCTGCCTTGATCGGTCGCGACGTGTCCGAGGTACTCGGGCCAGATTTGCGTCAGTCATTCAAGGACACGCTCAAGGTGCCCGAAGGCCAGGGCATCCAACAGGCTGACTATCGTTGGCAGAACTGGAATGACGGCAAGGTCGAACACAAGCACGTGTTTTATCAGCGGGTGGGCGAACGCATCCTCGCGGTGGGCTATTACCTGCCCCGGGCCACGCCGGAACAGGCGCGAGCGCTGCGCAACAAGGCGGTGAATGCGCTGGTGAAGGACGAAACCGGTACACTCAAGGCGATCAACTCCTTGCAGGGCGGTTTCCTGCAGGATGACCTGTATGTATTTGTGGTCGACCTGGATACCCATCGTTATGTGGCCCACGGCACCAACCTGCGCTTGGTCAATACCGACTTCGGCAAGATCAAGGACCCGGACGGCAAGCCGGTGGGTGAGCCGATCCTCAAGCTGATGGCCGAGCAGGATCAGGGGGAATACAAGTACCGCTGGAAGAACCCGGTGACCGGCAAGGTCGAGAACAAGCACGCTTATGTGCGCAAGACCGGGCACTTCATGGTGGCGGTGGGTTACTACAGCCCCTGA
- a CDS encoding MDR family MFS transporter: MTHLNQPAPTVPAVRSILAALMMAIFLGALDQTIVAVSMPAISAQFHDVNLLAWVISGYMVAMTVAVPIYGKLGDLYGRRPMMLIGMGVFTLASLFCGMAQSMEQLVLARILQGIGAGGMISVSQAIIGDIIPPRERGRYQGYFSSMYAVASVAGPVLGGYMTEYLSWRWVFLINLPLGAGAWYVAHRTLVGLPVPQRKPIIDYLGTVLMIIGLTALLLGITEIGQGHHWRDAQVLGLLTCALLALSVFVWHERRALEPLLPMHLFANRSAVLCWCTIFITSFQAISLSVLTPLRYQTVTGSGADSAALHLLPLAMGLPMGAYFAGRMTSVTGRYKPMILSGALLSPLAILGMAYSAPQAVVITAVFMLLCGIAAGMQFPTSLVGTQNSVEQRDIGVATSTTNLFRSLGGAVGVACMSALLLALLHDSSFAHLASGALVAEGSSGNVLLDGLKAAPGPAQDALRGELAVTFRHLLMVSAAVSLFGLAAAIAMPNRVLRGREDKAR, encoded by the coding sequence GTGACTCACCTCAATCAGCCCGCTCCAACCGTTCCCGCCGTGCGCAGTATCCTTGCTGCGTTGATGATGGCGATCTTCCTCGGTGCCCTGGACCAGACCATTGTCGCGGTGTCCATGCCGGCCATTTCCGCGCAGTTCCACGACGTCAACCTGCTGGCCTGGGTGATCTCCGGCTACATGGTGGCGATGACCGTCGCAGTGCCAATCTACGGCAAGCTCGGCGACCTGTATGGGCGCCGGCCGATGATGCTGATCGGCATGGGCGTGTTCACCCTGGCGTCGCTGTTCTGCGGCATGGCGCAGAGCATGGAACAATTGGTGCTGGCGCGGATTCTCCAAGGCATCGGTGCCGGCGGGATGATCTCGGTCAGCCAGGCAATCATCGGCGACATCATTCCCCCGCGTGAACGCGGCCGTTACCAGGGCTACTTCAGCAGCATGTACGCGGTAGCCAGCGTGGCCGGGCCGGTGCTGGGCGGCTATATGACCGAGTACCTGTCGTGGCGCTGGGTGTTTTTGATCAACCTGCCACTGGGCGCAGGCGCCTGGTACGTGGCCCATCGCACCCTGGTGGGGCTGCCGGTGCCGCAGCGCAAGCCGATCATTGATTATCTCGGCACGGTGCTGATGATCATCGGCCTCACCGCCTTGTTGCTGGGTATCACTGAAATCGGCCAGGGCCATCATTGGCGTGACGCTCAAGTGCTGGGGTTGCTGACCTGCGCGCTGCTGGCGTTGAGCGTATTTGTGTGGCACGAACGCCGCGCCCTTGAGCCATTGCTGCCCATGCATCTGTTCGCCAACCGCAGCGCGGTGTTGTGCTGGTGCACGATTTTTATCACCAGCTTCCAGGCGATTTCCCTGAGCGTGCTGACGCCCCTGCGTTACCAGACCGTGACCGGTTCCGGTGCCGACAGCGCGGCCCTGCACCTGCTGCCACTGGCGATGGGTTTGCCGATGGGGGCGTATTTCGCCGGGCGCATGACCTCGGTGACCGGCCGCTATAAACCCATGATCCTCAGTGGCGCATTGTTGAGCCCCTTGGCCATCCTTGGCATGGCCTACAGCGCGCCCCAGGCGGTGGTGATCACCGCTGTATTCATGTTGCTGTGCGGGATCGCCGCGGGCATGCAGTTCCCCACCTCATTGGTAGGCACGCAGAATTCGGTGGAACAACGGGACATCGGCGTCGCCACCAGCACCACCAACCTGTTCCGCTCCCTGGGCGGGGCCGTCGGGGTGGCGTGCATGTCGGCGTTGCTGCTGGCGCTGTTGCACGATTCCAGTTTTGCCCACTTGGCCAGCGGCGCGCTGGTGGCCGAAGGCAGCTCCGGCAACGTCTTGCTCGACGGCCTTAAGGCCGCCCCAGGCCCAGCCCAGGATGCGTTGCGTGGGGAGTTGGCGGTGACGTTCCGGCATTTGCTGATGGTGAGTGCGGCGGTGTCGTTGTTCGGGTTGGCGGCGGCGATAGCGATGCCGAACCGGGTGCTGCGCGGTCGTGAAGACAAAGCCCGCTAG